The following are encoded together in the Dyella terrae genome:
- the soxR gene encoding redox-sensitive transcriptional activator SoxR — protein sequence MSQVPQHGLPMTLSVGEVARRSGVAVSTLHFYETKGLIRSERTVGNQRRYARAVLRRVSFIRVAQRVGISLADIASALATLPVTAAPGREDWARLSAAWRAELDERIAQLKKLRDTLDDCIGCGCLSIDRCRLRNPNDKLGDDGAGPQRLLVKK from the coding sequence ATGAGTCAGGTTCCCCAGCATGGCCTGCCAATGACGCTGAGCGTGGGCGAGGTGGCGCGTCGCAGTGGTGTGGCGGTGTCGACGCTGCATTTCTACGAGACGAAGGGGCTGATCCGCAGCGAGCGGACGGTAGGCAATCAGCGGCGCTATGCGCGTGCCGTGCTGCGGCGAGTCTCGTTTATTCGCGTGGCGCAGCGTGTCGGGATCTCGCTGGCGGATATCGCCTCGGCCCTCGCCACGTTGCCGGTCACAGCGGCGCCGGGGAGGGAAGATTGGGCGCGGCTCTCCGCTGCGTGGCGGGCGGAGCTGGACGAGCGCATCGCGCAGTTGAAGAAACTGCGCGACACGCTGGATGACTGCATCGGTTGCGGATGTCTGTCGATCGACCGCTGTCGTTTGCGCAATCCGAACGACAAGCTTGGTGATGATGGTGCCGGCCCGCAGCGACTGCTGGTGAAGAAATAG
- a CDS encoding tautomerase family protein, whose product MPLVRISLRRGKSAQHIAAIRNSVYRAMVEAFNVPQNDRFILVHQHDAEEFDYDPNYLDVPRTDDLVIIQIACNNTRTIEQKKAFYQRTAELLSKEPGLRSQDVFINLLETGKENWSFGNGVAQYA is encoded by the coding sequence ATGCCCCTCGTACGCATCTCACTTCGCCGCGGCAAAAGCGCGCAACACATCGCCGCCATCCGCAACAGCGTCTATCGCGCCATGGTCGAGGCATTCAACGTGCCTCAGAACGACCGCTTCATCCTGGTGCATCAGCATGACGCGGAAGAGTTCGACTACGACCCGAACTATCTGGACGTGCCACGCACTGACGACTTGGTGATTATCCAGATCGCCTGCAACAACACGCGCACCATCGAACAGAAAAAAGCCTTCTACCAGCGCACGGCTGAATTGCTCAGCAAAGAGCCAGGACTGAGGTCCCAGGACGTGTTCATCAATCTGCTGGAAACCGGCAAAGAAAACTGGTCGTTCGGCAATGGTGTCGCGCAGTACGCCTGA
- a CDS encoding DUF4865 family protein, with protein sequence MIAMQYSFTLPTDYDMAIIRQRIADKGHMLDHFDGLLLKSYLYAERGPSSSENLYAPFYVWKDSAAMQRFLGSDGFANMVKAFGWPSIRVWPVWDAYLSPEARHARFASREIHAIAPHSALDVLREEHRAQLQRDIERGALGAVSAFEPTTWTRVSFRLWDEPRPALSAGQWYEVGHVSQP encoded by the coding sequence ATGATCGCCATGCAGTACAGCTTCACCCTGCCAACCGACTACGACATGGCCATCATCCGCCAGCGCATCGCCGACAAAGGCCACATGCTGGATCACTTCGACGGCCTGCTCTTGAAGAGCTACCTGTATGCGGAGCGCGGGCCGTCGTCGAGCGAAAACCTGTATGCGCCGTTCTATGTATGGAAGGACAGCGCCGCCATGCAGCGCTTCCTGGGTAGTGACGGCTTTGCCAATATGGTGAAAGCCTTCGGCTGGCCCTCCATTCGCGTGTGGCCGGTGTGGGATGCTTATCTATCACCCGAAGCGCGGCATGCGCGCTTTGCATCACGCGAGATACATGCCATAGCGCCGCACAGCGCGCTCGACGTATTGCGCGAGGAACATCGCGCACAGCTTCAACGCGACATCGAGCGCGGCGCACTCGGCGCCGTCAGCGCCTTCGAACCCACTACGTGGACGCGCGTGAGCTTCCGCCTGTGGGACGAACCGCGCCCCGCCTTATCCGCCGGCCAGTGGTACGAGGTCGGCCACGTCTCCCAACCCTGA
- a CDS encoding carboxymuconolactone decarboxylase family protein, with the protein MDTQPDDGQRSFGDVAPAFAELTDRVLFGEVWSDPSLAPRDRSLATVAALIALGRTEQLPFHLRRARDNGIRHDELVALTTHLAFYAGWPVAASAVARLRELKDEEARA; encoded by the coding sequence ATGGACACCCAGCCCGACGACGGCCAGCGAAGTTTTGGCGATGTCGCGCCAGCTTTTGCCGAGCTCACCGACCGCGTGCTGTTCGGCGAGGTATGGAGCGATCCCTCGCTGGCGCCGCGTGACCGCAGCCTTGCCACGGTCGCCGCGCTGATCGCGCTGGGCCGCACCGAACAGTTGCCGTTCCACTTGCGGCGTGCGCGCGACAACGGCATCCGCCATGACGAACTCGTCGCGCTCACGACTCATCTGGCCTTCTATGCCGGCTGGCCCGTCGCCGCGTCTGCGGTGGCACGGCTGCGAGAATTGAAGGACGAGGAGGCACGCGCATGA
- a CDS encoding LysR substrate-binding domain-containing protein yields the protein MRRITFDLDVLRTFVTGVEAGSFAKAAERLNRSTSAVSAQLKKLEEQAGMPVLRKSGRGMALTEAGETMLAYARRLLELNDEAAAALHGADLEGRVRLGLPEDFGESLLTEVLGRFARSHPRVRVEVRIARNTELLDRVGSGRLDLALAWDGGVSTPHEEHMGSMPLRWIGGADGAPAWPRDDDEPLPLVMLEAPCIMRTAATTALDRANIPWRIAFTSASLAGTWAAVAAGLGVSLRTSYGLPPSVRALLPRETALPPLGELGLRLHRADAESSPAVDRLAAILTQQWQELPLAA from the coding sequence ATGCGGCGCATCACCTTCGATCTCGACGTACTGCGTACCTTTGTCACCGGTGTGGAAGCGGGCAGCTTTGCCAAAGCGGCGGAGCGCCTGAACCGCTCTACCTCGGCAGTGAGCGCGCAGCTGAAGAAGCTGGAGGAGCAGGCCGGCATGCCGGTGCTGCGCAAATCCGGCCGTGGCATGGCGCTGACCGAGGCCGGTGAAACCATGCTGGCTTACGCCCGCCGGCTGCTGGAGCTCAACGACGAGGCCGCCGCGGCGCTGCATGGGGCGGATCTCGAAGGTCGGGTACGGCTCGGCCTGCCGGAGGATTTCGGCGAAAGCCTGCTCACCGAGGTGCTGGGCCGCTTCGCGCGCTCGCATCCGCGCGTGCGGGTGGAGGTCCGTATCGCGCGCAACACCGAATTGCTCGATCGTGTCGGTTCCGGTCGCCTTGATCTGGCACTGGCCTGGGATGGTGGCGTGTCGACGCCGCATGAGGAACATATGGGCAGCATGCCGCTGCGCTGGATCGGTGGTGCGGATGGCGCACCCGCATGGCCTCGCGATGACGACGAACCACTCCCGCTGGTGATGCTCGAGGCGCCGTGCATCATGCGCACCGCCGCAACCACCGCCTTGGACCGGGCCAATATTCCCTGGCGTATCGCCTTCACCAGCGCCAGTCTCGCGGGAACCTGGGCCGCAGTGGCCGCAGGACTTGGTGTGTCGTTGCGAACATCCTACGGATTGCCACCAAGCGTGCGCGCGTTGTTGCCGCGTGAGACCGCGTTGCCGCCGTTGGGCGAACTGGGACTGCGCCTGCATCGTGCGGATGCCGAGTCGTCACCGGCGGTGGACCGCCTCGCGGCGATCCTCACTCAGCAATGGCAGGAACTGCCTCTGGCAGCCTGA
- a CDS encoding monovalent cation:proton antiporter-2 (CPA2) family protein — translation MDSHHFLETALVFLVATVIAVPLTKRFRLGSVLGYLLAGIVIGPQELGLISDTSGVATISEFGVVLMLFVIGLELSPQRLWVMRRQVFGTGLLQVLATSLVIGAAAYYLFGFTVNAAAIVGGSLALSSTAFGLQILAERKEAGTAYGRQAFAILLFQDLAAIPLIAAVPLLASASSKHGFDPYAVLRTAAGIVAVMVGGRYLLRPVFRFVARADSVEVSTATALLVVMGTAWLMEQVGVSATLGAFLAGVLLADSEYRHELESHLEPFKGLLLGLFFISVGMSMDLTLLIERPGLIALLVVGLLLLKGALLWPLGRIVGGLGNRDAMRLAVLLACGGEFAFVVLKLAREQSLITDRQHGLQVLAITLSMALTPLMVAGLGRVLKKSETKKQKREFDTIVTDSPRVIIAGYGRMGQIVARMLRAQGIPFVALDHSVEQIDLVQRFGKWSELFYGDPARPELLRAAQADKADVFVLAVDDPEASLRTARVVRRMYPGLKIIARARNRQHVWRLMDLGVEMPVRETLYSSLKMTRQTLEALGISPETAADQVERFRRQDAELLKRQYLVYDDDARIVQTTRDALTDLEQLFQADASPEAKREREEPTDAKPNDEDVTR, via the coding sequence GTGGATAGCCACCATTTCCTGGAAACGGCGCTGGTTTTCCTGGTGGCCACGGTCATCGCGGTGCCGTTGACCAAGCGCTTCCGGTTGGGCTCCGTGCTCGGCTATCTGCTGGCGGGCATCGTGATCGGTCCGCAAGAGCTGGGGCTGATATCCGATACCTCGGGTGTGGCGACCATCTCTGAGTTCGGCGTCGTGCTGATGCTGTTCGTGATCGGCCTGGAGTTGTCGCCGCAACGCCTGTGGGTCATGCGTCGGCAAGTGTTCGGCACGGGCCTCTTGCAGGTGCTGGCGACCAGCCTGGTTATTGGTGCGGCCGCCTACTACCTGTTCGGCTTCACGGTGAACGCAGCAGCGATCGTCGGCGGTAGCCTGGCGTTGTCATCGACGGCGTTTGGTTTGCAGATCCTCGCCGAGCGCAAAGAGGCTGGCACGGCCTATGGGCGCCAAGCCTTCGCCATCTTGCTGTTTCAGGATCTCGCCGCCATTCCGTTGATCGCCGCGGTGCCCTTGCTGGCGAGTGCATCGAGCAAGCATGGCTTCGATCCGTACGCGGTACTGCGCACCGCCGCGGGCATTGTGGCGGTGATGGTCGGCGGCCGCTATCTGTTGCGCCCGGTGTTCCGTTTCGTGGCCAGGGCGGACAGCGTGGAAGTGTCCACGGCGACCGCACTGCTGGTGGTGATGGGCACGGCGTGGCTGATGGAGCAAGTCGGCGTGTCCGCGACGCTGGGTGCCTTCCTCGCTGGCGTGCTGCTGGCGGACTCGGAGTACCGGCACGAGCTGGAATCGCATCTCGAGCCGTTCAAGGGTCTGCTGCTCGGTCTGTTCTTCATCAGCGTGGGCATGTCGATGGACCTGACCTTGCTGATCGAGCGGCCGGGGCTGATTGCTTTGCTGGTGGTGGGGCTATTGCTGCTCAAGGGCGCCTTGTTGTGGCCATTGGGTCGCATCGTTGGCGGGTTGGGCAATCGCGATGCAATGCGCCTCGCCGTGCTGCTTGCCTGTGGCGGCGAATTCGCGTTCGTCGTTCTCAAGCTTGCGCGTGAGCAGAGCCTCATTACCGACAGGCAGCATGGCCTTCAGGTACTTGCCATCACCTTGTCGATGGCGCTCACGCCGTTGATGGTGGCGGGGCTTGGGCGCGTGCTGAAGAAGTCCGAGACCAAGAAGCAAAAGCGCGAGTTCGACACCATCGTGACCGATTCGCCGCGCGTGATCATCGCCGGCTACGGCCGCATGGGGCAGATCGTGGCGCGCATGCTGCGCGCGCAGGGCATCCCGTTCGTGGCGCTCGATCATTCGGTGGAGCAGATCGATCTGGTGCAGCGCTTCGGCAAGTGGAGCGAGCTTTTTTATGGCGACCCGGCACGTCCGGAACTGCTACGTGCGGCACAGGCGGACAAGGCCGATGTGTTTGTGCTGGCCGTGGATGATCCGGAGGCCAGTCTGCGTACGGCGCGTGTGGTGCGGCGCATGTATCCCGGTCTGAAGATCATTGCCCGCGCACGCAATCGCCAGCACGTGTGGCGTCTGATGGATCTCGGTGTGGAAATGCCGGTGCGCGAGACGCTGTACTCCAGCCTCAAGATGACACGCCAGACGCTGGAAGCGCTGGGCATATCACCGGAAACGGCGGCCGATCAGGTCGAGCGCTTCCGCCGCCAGGACGCCGAACTGCTCAAGCGCCAATACCTGGTTTACGACGACGATGCGCGCATCGTGCAGACCACCCGCGATGCGCTGACCGACCTGGAGCAGTTGTTCCAGGCCGATGCCTCACCCGAGGCCAAGCGCGAGCGTGAAGAGCCCACGGACGCGAAGCCCAACGACGAAGACGTAACGCGCTGA
- a CDS encoding glycosyltransferase family 9 protein: protein MSQRAVRHPVVIRFGRLGDTILLQPLLHKLRHRYGGACRLVSLGDCSRVLYEGNEDVAEVRHFDSQYGALWLNPQRLRTALSLRELRESPFYICEPDVRTRTKVRPMLALAGIPAEHCVFIEDTPLYEAEHWVDWLMRFADETPLAFRDALCPDRAWPCAPHLEPTAAELDEAGQWLAHHDMYGRPLVLLQPSNKRTMRWNGVRKREDDDKSWPVERWAALCTAILDHMPEARVVLCGSAAEAAYLATIGKAAGHANVITPREGLPLGQLRALLHIAHSMVSVDTGPAHLAAAVGCPLVVLFGNRWPSMWTPRSATGSAVHAIGGLPDVPRIDHIGLDEVAQAWRQLPPRPAPMARRPLQQALRA, encoded by the coding sequence ATGAGCCAGCGCGCGGTACGCCATCCCGTCGTTATCCGTTTTGGACGATTGGGCGACACCATCTTGTTGCAACCGCTGTTGCACAAGCTCAGGCATCGCTATGGCGGTGCCTGCCGCCTGGTGTCGCTGGGCGACTGTTCGCGCGTGCTGTACGAGGGCAACGAAGACGTTGCCGAAGTGCGCCATTTCGATAGCCAGTACGGCGCCCTGTGGCTCAATCCGCAGCGCCTGCGTACGGCGCTGTCGCTGCGCGAGCTACGTGAGTCGCCGTTCTACATTTGCGAACCTGATGTGCGCACGCGCACCAAGGTGCGCCCCATGCTGGCGCTGGCGGGCATTCCGGCCGAGCACTGCGTGTTTATCGAAGACACGCCGCTGTACGAGGCCGAACACTGGGTGGATTGGTTGATGCGTTTCGCCGACGAAACGCCGCTGGCGTTCCGCGATGCGCTCTGTCCGGACCGCGCATGGCCTTGCGCGCCGCACCTGGAGCCGACCGCTGCGGAGTTGGACGAGGCAGGGCAATGGCTTGCCCATCACGATATGTATGGGCGCCCGCTGGTGCTGCTGCAGCCGTCGAACAAGCGCACCATGCGCTGGAATGGCGTGCGCAAGCGCGAGGACGACGACAAGTCTTGGCCGGTGGAGCGTTGGGCCGCACTTTGCACGGCGATCCTCGACCATATGCCTGAGGCGCGCGTGGTGCTGTGCGGCTCGGCGGCGGAGGCGGCTTATCTCGCCACCATCGGCAAGGCGGCGGGGCACGCCAACGTCATCACGCCGCGCGAGGGCCTGCCCTTGGGCCAGTTGCGTGCGCTGCTGCATATTGCCCACAGCATGGTGTCGGTCGACACGGGGCCTGCGCATTTGGCGGCCGCCGTGGGTTGTCCGTTGGTCGTGCTGTTCGGCAATCGCTGGCCGTCGATGTGGACGCCGCGCAGCGCTACCGGCAGCGCGGTGCATGCCATCGGCGGCCTGCCGGACGTGCCGCGTATCGATCACATCGGGCTGGATGAAGTGGCGCAGGCGTGGCGCCAGTTGCCGCCCCGTCCCGCTCCCATGGCTCGTCGCCCACTGCAGCAAGCGCTGAGGGCTTAG